The Streptomyces sp. NBC_01255 genome window below encodes:
- a CDS encoding histidine phosphatase family protein, giving the protein MITTELVFVRHGEAQCNIDGVVGGPRTCTGLTNLGYAQAERVALRLVTEHREKPFDALYAGPRIRLRQTAEIISQALQIPMLVDERLDGPVHGAADGLPWTDVKNAADGGPHAHPDTPWAKGSDTWNGYLERAGGFLQQLLERHEGDRVLFAAHGETVIAANTLLLGVPIGSPAGFAVSHGSITRWQHHLNRLGQTRWMLDRHNDTEHLTTLTAAETGS; this is encoded by the coding sequence ATGATCACGACCGAACTCGTCTTCGTTCGCCACGGCGAGGCGCAGTGCAACATCGACGGCGTGGTCGGAGGGCCGCGCACGTGCACCGGACTGACCAACCTCGGCTATGCACAGGCCGAGCGTGTCGCGTTACGGCTCGTCACCGAGCACCGTGAGAAGCCCTTCGACGCGCTCTACGCCGGCCCGCGCATCCGCCTGCGCCAGACCGCCGAGATCATCAGTCAGGCCCTCCAGATCCCGATGCTCGTGGACGAGCGCCTCGACGGTCCGGTGCACGGCGCCGCCGACGGCCTGCCTTGGACGGACGTGAAGAACGCTGCCGACGGCGGGCCTCATGCCCACCCCGATACACCGTGGGCCAAGGGATCCGACACCTGGAACGGCTATCTGGAACGCGCCGGCGGCTTCCTCCAGCAACTCCTCGAACGACATGAGGGCGACCGTGTCCTGTTCGCGGCCCACGGTGAGACGGTGATCGCCGCGAACACCCTGCTCCTGGGAGTTCCGATCGGTTCGCCGGCGGGGTTCGCCGTGTCCCACGGCTCCATCACGCGGTGGCAGCACCATCTCAACCGGCTGGGACAGACGCGGTGGATGCTCGACCGGCACAACGACACCGAGCACCTGACGACTCTGACCGCAGCGGAGACCGGCTCGTGA
- a CDS encoding phosphotransferase: MIAAFDDPRIELARDTVGAVRVLADPKLPPRLLRLADSRGREFFAKHHSERERYVREVHSYGEWVTYLNGHAPRMVARRDATCTLLLTSFPGASADTLAPGSPEEEQAHYEAGRVLGTLHHITVQPRTGAIGAELAQRLGSWITRADRADLISTAEQNLLRHSADVLANTLMDSAVCHLDYQPRNWLVGPSFGLCDFEHMRRDARIRDFARLEFRRWQAAPQLRKAFFAGYGTTLTDTEQRLLESFGAIEAVTSLVRGHEQDDLALSTHGRTVLARLT; encoded by the coding sequence GTGATCGCGGCCTTCGACGACCCGCGCATCGAACTGGCCCGCGACACGGTCGGCGCCGTCCGGGTACTCGCCGACCCGAAGCTCCCGCCCCGCCTCCTACGCCTGGCGGACAGCCGCGGACGAGAGTTCTTCGCCAAGCACCACAGCGAGCGGGAGCGCTACGTGCGGGAGGTCCACTCCTACGGCGAGTGGGTGACCTACCTGAACGGCCATGCTCCCAGGATGGTTGCTCGCCGGGACGCGACGTGCACGCTCTTGCTCACGAGCTTCCCCGGTGCGAGCGCGGACACGCTGGCCCCGGGATCGCCCGAGGAAGAGCAGGCCCACTACGAAGCCGGCCGAGTGCTGGGGACTCTCCATCACATCACCGTGCAGCCGCGTACCGGTGCCATCGGTGCGGAGCTGGCACAGCGTCTGGGTTCGTGGATCACCCGGGCAGACCGGGCCGACCTCATCTCCACGGCCGAACAAAACCTCCTGCGTCACAGTGCGGACGTCCTGGCAAACACCCTCATGGACAGTGCGGTGTGCCACCTCGATTACCAGCCCCGGAACTGGCTCGTCGGTCCCTCCTTCGGGCTGTGCGACTTCGAGCACATGCGTCGTGACGCCCGGATCCGCGACTTCGCGCGGCTCGAGTTCCGCCGATGGCAAGCAGCGCCCCAGCTCCGGAAGGCGTTCTTCGCCGGCTACGGCACGACGCTGACCGATACCGAGCAGCGCCTGCTGGAGTCCTTCGGCGCCATCGAGGCGGTCACCTCCCTGGTACGCGGACACGAGCAGGACGACCTCGCCCTCAGCACCCACGGCCGCACCGTCCTGGCCCGGCTGACCTGA
- a CDS encoding helix-turn-helix domain-containing protein → MSGEAREWVWESSESKGTARLVLLSISDRVADEQCVAFASVASLVKRTNASRTAVREALDRLLAGDELEELVGLEGPQRSTVYRLPLAAKALSQGEPMAALPADEAHPERPLHLSTLRRYGIRPRNGTDSDPSPRIPARTDSDPSRRNPTPRRAGFRPSEGTDSDPQNRSEPKVNRRNSSSAAPTTAGEWQIDPASHTWALQEGHLARLGEHGLQAADEKWRAHRATWSRRSADAWAADWRAWIARERSGRPNLYALPGSGAGPAPAGRMTRAEAHTAALLAALEEPTGTE, encoded by the coding sequence ATGAGCGGGGAAGCACGTGAGTGGGTGTGGGAGAGCAGCGAGAGCAAGGGCACCGCGCGTCTGGTCCTCCTCTCGATCAGCGACCGGGTCGCCGACGAGCAATGCGTCGCCTTCGCCTCCGTGGCCAGCCTCGTGAAGCGTACGAACGCCTCGCGGACTGCGGTGCGGGAGGCTCTGGACCGGCTCCTGGCCGGGGACGAGCTGGAGGAGCTCGTCGGCCTCGAAGGCCCGCAGCGGAGCACCGTCTACCGTCTGCCTCTCGCGGCCAAGGCCCTGTCTCAGGGCGAACCCATGGCCGCCTTGCCTGCGGACGAGGCGCACCCGGAGCGGCCCCTCCACCTCTCGACCCTCCGACGGTACGGAATCCGACCCAGGAACGGGACCGATTCCGACCCCTCACCCCGGATCCCGGCACGTACGGATTCCGACCCCTCCCGCCGGAATCCGACCCCCCGACGGGCCGGATTCCGGCCCTCGGAAGGAACGGATTCCGACCCCCAGAACCGTAGTGAACCGAAGGTAAACCGTAGGAACAGCAGTTCCGCTGCCCCCACCACAGCCGGCGAGTGGCAAATCGACCCCGCATCGCACACCTGGGCTCTCCAGGAGGGCCACCTCGCCCGACTCGGCGAGCACGGCCTGCAGGCGGCCGACGAGAAGTGGCGCGCGCACCGAGCCACCTGGTCACGCCGTTCGGCGGATGCCTGGGCCGCCGACTGGCGGGCCTGGATCGCCCGGGAGCGTTCGGGTCGCCCGAACCTCTATGCGCTGCCAGGCAGCGGTGCCGGGCCCGCTCCAGCAGGCCGGATGACGCGAGCGGAGGCCCACACCGCCGCCCTCCTCGCAGCCCTCGAAGAGCCGACCGGAACGGAGTAG
- a CDS encoding helix-turn-helix transcriptional regulator: protein MGFGGQLRAWRKAAGRRRGRVVTQEEVARAILKSERWYRDLERGATARRLDREQCDNLADLLQLDRDEHHALLLYNQLNTADPDAGGDSRVRSALRLLVDKQMPDPTYLCDAKWNILAYNQAMAEWWPWVMEPGANLMRWALTSQEARVQYHDWHQHVAAYVRMLKYALAGHGDDPELLGLIGDVCKDADVARIWEGDAGHSVNRDGHVFKMSLPALGWETVDVVSHVLYPASLPDCRLVVITWWSDEGDTETDPLGGARNAWVENANPEMPTSTSAESLDDASRRRIANSLTKRPSVVTTEEAAALAGDDGVDLPVLSGMIGPDTRLTLSPSTHSVIWAVRDADGQWGISEVDAYTVIVRVPQAAINKDARKEMMLLTRTVLPAEPKEAVDRIQQLVPQLKQRIQLLEAIRRDLWEADNTLPYVWDPTDEL, encoded by the coding sequence ATGGGATTCGGTGGCCAGCTCCGCGCCTGGCGCAAGGCCGCCGGCCGACGGCGAGGGCGAGTCGTCACTCAGGAAGAGGTCGCCCGGGCGATCCTCAAGTCGGAGCGCTGGTACCGCGACCTGGAGCGAGGGGCCACCGCCCGCCGCTTGGACCGCGAGCAGTGCGACAACCTGGCTGACCTGCTGCAGCTCGACCGCGATGAGCATCACGCCTTGCTCCTGTACAACCAGCTCAACACCGCTGACCCGGACGCCGGCGGCGACTCCCGGGTACGCAGCGCTCTGCGCCTGTTGGTGGACAAGCAGATGCCTGACCCCACCTACCTGTGCGACGCGAAGTGGAACATCCTCGCCTACAACCAAGCCATGGCTGAGTGGTGGCCCTGGGTCATGGAGCCGGGTGCGAACCTCATGCGCTGGGCTCTGACCAGCCAGGAGGCCCGTGTTCAGTACCACGACTGGCACCAGCACGTCGCTGCCTATGTACGCATGCTCAAGTACGCGCTCGCCGGGCACGGCGACGACCCGGAGCTGCTCGGGCTGATCGGCGACGTCTGTAAGGACGCTGACGTGGCGCGCATATGGGAGGGGGACGCCGGCCACTCCGTCAACCGGGACGGGCACGTGTTCAAGATGTCCCTGCCCGCGCTCGGCTGGGAGACCGTCGACGTTGTCTCCCACGTCCTCTACCCGGCGAGTCTGCCCGACTGCCGACTCGTTGTGATCACGTGGTGGAGCGACGAAGGAGACACCGAGACGGACCCGCTTGGCGGGGCGCGCAACGCTTGGGTCGAGAACGCGAATCCTGAGATGCCCACCTCGACGTCGGCGGAGTCCCTTGACGACGCCTCCAGGCGTCGGATCGCCAACTCGCTGACCAAGAGGCCGTCGGTGGTCACGACGGAAGAGGCAGCCGCTCTCGCAGGTGACGACGGAGTCGATCTTCCCGTGCTGAGCGGCATGATCGGCCCCGACACCCGGCTCACCCTCTCTCCGTCGACCCACTCCGTGATCTGGGCCGTCCGGGACGCCGACGGGCAGTGGGGGATCTCCGAGGTCGACGCGTACACCGTCATCGTGCGTGTGCCGCAAGCAGCCATCAACAAGGACGCCAGGAAGGAGATGATGCTGCTGACCCGCACCGTCCTCCCTGCCGAGCCGAAGGAAGCGGTCGACCGGATTCAGCAACTGGTACCGCAGTTGAAGCAGCGTATCCAGCTGCTTGAGGCCATTCGCCGGGACCTGTGGGAAGCCGACAACACCCTGCCGTACGTGTGGGATCCGACCGACGAGCTATGA
- a CDS encoding 3-deoxy-manno-octulosonate cytidylyltransferase codes for MAATTAQQTAARHRIAIIPCRWGSSRFPGKPLAQLEGKPLFWHVHQRCLEAERLDGVVVATDDERIEEVCDQLGIECVRTGEHLTGTDRVAECAEHLAADAYINVQGDEPFIAPAAIDAVSRALDDLPPGALAVNAYTELDSAGAVLDHNVVKVVVGTGGKALMFSRNAIPYPRAGRPTYLRQLGLYGFTREALSLFRQLPQGPLERTEGVEMLRFVEHGHGVQMLAVVDDGVAVDTPEDLVRAGAILQSRTGRSAHAEPSMLR; via the coding sequence GTGGCCGCCACCACAGCGCAGCAGACCGCAGCACGCCACCGCATCGCCATCATCCCTTGCCGCTGGGGCTCTTCCCGTTTTCCGGGTAAGCCCCTGGCACAACTCGAAGGCAAGCCCCTCTTCTGGCACGTCCACCAGCGCTGCCTGGAGGCGGAACGCCTCGACGGTGTGGTGGTCGCCACGGACGACGAGCGCATCGAGGAGGTCTGCGACCAACTGGGCATCGAGTGCGTACGCACGGGAGAGCACCTCACCGGCACCGACCGTGTCGCGGAGTGCGCCGAACACCTCGCGGCCGACGCGTACATCAACGTCCAGGGCGACGAGCCGTTCATCGCCCCGGCCGCGATCGACGCAGTCTCCCGGGCGCTGGACGACCTGCCCCCTGGCGCACTCGCGGTGAACGCGTACACGGAGCTGGACAGCGCCGGCGCCGTGCTCGACCACAACGTCGTCAAGGTCGTCGTCGGGACCGGCGGGAAGGCCCTGATGTTCTCCCGGAACGCGATCCCGTACCCGCGAGCGGGCCGCCCGACGTACCTCCGTCAGCTGGGGCTCTACGGCTTCACGCGCGAGGCTCTCAGCCTCTTCCGCCAGCTCCCGCAAGGGCCGCTGGAACGAACTGAAGGCGTGGAAATGCTGCGCTTCGTCGAGCACGGCCACGGCGTCCAGATGCTCGCCGTCGTGGACGACGGCGTGGCGGTCGACACGCCGGAGGACCTCGTGAGGGCCGGCGCCATCCTCCAGTCCCGAACGGGCCGATCTGCCCACGCGGAGCCGTCCATGCTGCGATGA
- a CDS encoding MazG-like family protein, giving the protein MSNDPWNTIRTLAALFTQLDAGRGMTPEEQWTLQVLKISEEVGEAAQAVIGARATNPRKGQSHTWDDVQEEVTDCVITGMVALARMRPDDAPDYFAAVLAKKAAKFLPASAGATEGA; this is encoded by the coding sequence ATGAGCAACGACCCGTGGAACACGATCCGCACGCTTGCCGCGCTCTTCACCCAGCTCGACGCCGGGCGCGGCATGACTCCGGAGGAGCAGTGGACCCTGCAGGTCCTGAAGATCTCCGAGGAGGTCGGCGAAGCCGCCCAGGCCGTCATCGGCGCCCGGGCGACGAACCCCAGGAAGGGACAGAGCCACACCTGGGACGACGTGCAGGAGGAGGTCACCGACTGCGTGATCACCGGCATGGTCGCCCTGGCACGGATGCGTCCTGACGACGCCCCGGACTACTTCGCCGCCGTACTCGCGAAGAAGGCGGCGAAGTTTCTGCCCGCCTCGGCCGGGGCTACTGAAGGCGCATAG
- a CDS encoding zinc finger domain-containing protein encodes MDRREVAAVLAYIGRLDPRTIRTETGEARDQIAQWHELLADVPLATEHGWDARAAIRAHILDSPYPILPVDVARKWRSHRRDRLGRHTDPTPATDPDNVSAWRAELASRRHAVAIGTAAPSTHQQITSGRVQPDLETRLRAIGSCIPPAVRTELAPYRPARAAREAAIAQGHPDYLSVRCSWCQAQAGELCRSRRVGPDGGARGNAPRATPHPSRIDLATTKAQQPAMAA; translated from the coding sequence GTGGACCGACGAGAAGTCGCCGCAGTCCTGGCCTACATCGGCCGACTCGACCCCCGCACCATCCGCACCGAGACCGGCGAGGCCCGCGATCAGATCGCACAGTGGCACGAACTGCTCGCGGACGTGCCCCTGGCCACAGAGCACGGGTGGGACGCCCGCGCCGCGATCAGGGCGCACATCCTCGACTCTCCGTATCCGATCCTCCCAGTCGACGTCGCCCGCAAGTGGCGCTCTCACCGGCGCGACCGCCTCGGCCGGCACACCGACCCGACGCCGGCCACGGATCCGGACAACGTCTCCGCCTGGCGGGCTGAACTCGCAAGCCGCCGACATGCCGTTGCCATCGGCACCGCCGCGCCCTCAACCCACCAGCAGATCACCAGCGGCCGAGTCCAGCCCGACCTGGAGACCCGGCTTCGCGCAATCGGCTCGTGTATCCCACCGGCCGTCCGTACGGAACTGGCCCCTTACCGGCCCGCCCGCGCAGCACGCGAGGCAGCCATCGCCCAAGGCCACCCGGACTACCTCAGTGTCCGGTGCAGCTGGTGCCAGGCCCAGGCGGGCGAGCTCTGCCGGAGTCGGCGAGTCGGCCCCGACGGTGGCGCACGCGGCAACGCCCCGCGCGCCACGCCGCACCCCAGCCGAATCGACCTCGCAACCACGAAGGCCCAGCAGCCGGCCATGGCGGCCTAG
- a CDS encoding NAD-dependent epimerase/dehydratase family protein, whose translation MSQHLPHVTTAFPRRAVVTGAAGFIGSHLAHTLAQAGTVVIGVDRRNPAVDHTAAANLAPLHGLPGYVHITADLLNCAIDPLLIDADVVFHLAGVPGVRPSWGPQFGEYVASNILATQRVMEAATRIGVPRLVVASSSSVYGPTSGGASVETDQPRPASPYAVTKLAEEQLCLAHATQAHCSTSVVALRYFTVYGPRQRPDMFTHRVLRAALTGQPLRLYGDGHQRRDFTYIDDAVSATIAAATTPNARDVINVGGGSSASLLEVIGIARSLVGREIEVHQENPRSGDVLTTRANPGRAHEVLGWQPQVDLHSGMRSHMQALTAEPAVYGRAA comes from the coding sequence GTGTCACAGCACCTGCCCCACGTCACCACCGCCTTCCCACGGCGAGCGGTGGTGACCGGCGCCGCCGGCTTCATCGGCTCCCACCTCGCCCACACCCTGGCCCAGGCCGGGACCGTCGTCATCGGCGTCGACCGCCGGAACCCGGCCGTCGACCACACGGCCGCGGCCAACCTCGCCCCGCTGCACGGGCTCCCCGGATACGTCCACATCACCGCCGACCTGCTGAACTGCGCCATCGACCCGCTCCTGATCGACGCGGACGTCGTCTTCCATCTGGCCGGAGTACCCGGCGTACGTCCGTCATGGGGACCGCAGTTCGGCGAGTACGTCGCCTCCAACATCCTGGCCACCCAGCGCGTGATGGAGGCCGCCACCCGGATCGGCGTGCCACGACTGGTGGTCGCCTCATCCTCCAGCGTCTACGGCCCCACCAGCGGCGGTGCGAGCGTGGAGACGGATCAGCCGCGACCCGCGTCTCCCTATGCGGTCACCAAGCTCGCCGAAGAGCAGCTCTGCCTGGCGCACGCCACGCAGGCCCACTGCTCCACCAGCGTCGTCGCCCTGCGGTACTTCACCGTCTATGGTCCCCGGCAGCGCCCCGACATGTTCACACACCGCGTCCTGCGGGCCGCTCTCACCGGCCAACCGCTGCGCCTGTACGGAGACGGACACCAGCGGCGGGACTTCACGTACATCGACGACGCGGTCTCCGCCACGATCGCGGCGGCCACGACGCCGAACGCGAGGGACGTCATCAACGTGGGCGGCGGCTCCAGCGCCTCACTGCTCGAAGTGATCGGCATCGCGCGGAGCCTCGTCGGCCGCGAGATCGAGGTGCACCAGGAGAACCCTCGGAGCGGCGACGTCCTCACGACCCGCGCCAACCCCGGACGCGCCCACGAGGTCCTGGGATGGCAGCCACAAGTCGACCTCCACAGTGGCATGCGCTCCCACATGCAGGCCCTCACCGCCGAGCCGGCCGTATACGGCCGGGCGGCATAA